The Lates calcarifer isolate ASB-BC8 linkage group LG6, TLL_Latcal_v3, whole genome shotgun sequence genome includes a region encoding these proteins:
- the LOC108882088 gene encoding immunoglobulin-like and fibronectin type III domain-containing protein 1 translates to MLCSKAAAIRKRSKTPGVMITQYVVNIPDGKSTPDFQCKPVPVTVQEGQLAVFKAVVTGDPKPEVSWRRAKGTVSDKDKFQSKYDESTGEHILEIHKVSAAETDTFKCYAVNEFGKAVCTATLSVTEASTNPSDFRKLLRKSKVEKAGGETDDRFWNAMLNADRKDYERICAEFGVADLHLVLKKLEEKKKERMQNKCKDGVIPYDEDKTDKHGVKSVGRTKDFSIKGLMQKDTGLNQVDVEMANLLETVLNQTGAEEVNFLPTEFKLSNVDFVIRIQEIKAQEREDALFECVLTHPLPKITWMGKGRILEDGEKYSITMSDHKLIHRLLIRDCKQLDKGIYSAVAGITSCSAWLVVEADCDPTSAGKKKPRKTTLAGGAQIDLEKVAKEQQIKNSEEMEKILAAIKAKHQPGQLKGEKILTAGGRDGEITSVNGLGKNAGVVKNKPDAANASVQSELTGSKEKVKIKNSGGDETVTKLDVSGCVTKTDMQRIADQSKTKKHTKSGQVDSDKATESNGKSSDVELNQTEMFATNQVTDPDGNKNFSGSVRRSKQTKKVQWKDHISDPNELESDYEASDSDGEEDSTGQVKHPRCSKRSKKAVSDRSDSDETEDATSSAKHTRRKRQGPLIEDLVIVWTGFLFLSVTVPNSSLLSMLDPGVQFICGLSDVSAIINETAELTCKLDSEDCEGAWFRDGKKISPDDNFTITKDGAIHKLVIIRCTEEHSGKYRFEADGRKTEAMINVKDPPRFDPEDLSAFTEPVTVKVGHHAIFKLHFVGYAPIKIQWYREGEELHDDNNTKIEKSANHSRLLLSRCQRKDTGEIKIKLKNEHGFIEAISQLIALDKPTPPLGPAEVTESSVLCIEFRWRPPKDDGGSPVTNYIMERQQVGRNTWKKIGEIPGVPCYRDTDVDRGRKYCYRIRAVTAEGTSEVLETDDMQAGTLAFPGPPAPPKVVSAYDDCINLSWSSPSNTGGSRILGYILEKRKKGSNLWTVVNAMDELIKEKKYAVKDVVAGMEYEFRVTAINLSGTGEFSNPSEFVFARDPKKPPGKVTGLKVTETSYNHMVLTWTKPEEREGIQDEAKGYFVEIRQADCIEWSRCNGAPIITTSFSVKGLKSMDIYWVRVIATNDGGESAPEELANYVIAMPSPVRPKFTNHKMKSFMVVRAGNSVRITVNFEASPRPVIMWLKDNVPVAKRATISNSDGSSQLLIPSSERSDSGIYSIVVKNLAGQETFSTEVRVTDDPKPPGPVELEENVPGTVTVIWEPSPDEKRDDRLHYTVSKLDSTKRTWTTVADRLFNNKFTVCNIMHGREYHFRVYAKNDMGISTPSESPTWGMEKKREKFVVNVPTRKDCDLRCAPTFIVPLKLHTAPRGYECYMSCAVKGNPKPHITWYRNHISINTNTNYYISDTYGVCSMLILRVGLKDMGEYTITAENALGRAECSTVLSVRGEKEKHLHLNLKDRSEKAY, encoded by the exons ATGCTCTGCAGCAAAGCAG CTGCCATCCGCAAGAGATCTAAGACTCCCGGAGTGATGATCACGCAGTATGTGGTCAACATACCAGATGGAAAGAGCACCCCAGATTTCCAGTGTAAACCAGTTCCAGTAACAGTCCAGGAAG GGCAATTAGCTGTTTTTAAGGCTGTGGTGACAGGGGATCCAAAACCAGAGGTATCATGGAGAAGAGCTAAAGGAACTGTTTCAGACAAGGACAAATTTCAGAGTAAATACGATGAATCAACTGGGGAGCACATACTAGAG ATTCACAAAGTGTCTGCTGCTGAAACCGATACATTCAAATGCTATGCTGTGAATGAATTTGGTAAAGCTGTCTGCACGGCAACATTAAGTGTGACTGAGG cttcaaCAAATCCATCAGATTTCAGAAAATTACTGAGGAAAAG TAAAGTAGAGAAAGCAGGTGGGGAAACTGACGACAGATTCTGGAATGCGATGCTGAACGCTGACAGGAAAGACTATGAGCGCATCTGTGCTGAGTTTGGTGTTGCAGACTTGCATTTGGTTCTCAAAAaactggaggagaagaagaaggagcgAATGCAAAATAAGTGTAAG GATGGTGTGATTCCCTATGATGAagataaaacagacaaacacgGTGTTAAGAGTGTTGGGAGGACAAAGGATTTCAGTATTAAGGGCCTAATGCAAAAGGACACAGGACTGAATCAGGTGGATGTTGAAATGGCCAACCTCCTGGAGACAGTGCTGAATCAGACGGGTGCTGAGGAAGTCAACTTCCTCCCAACAGAGTTTAAAC tttcaAATGTGGACTTTGTCATCAGAATTCAGGAGATCAAGGCACAAGAAAGAGAGGACgctctgtttgagtgtgtccTCACACACCCACTACCCAAGATCACGTGGATGGGCAAGGGCAGAATTCTGGAAGATGGAGAAAAATATAGCATAACCATGTCAGATCATAAACTAATCCACAGGCTGTTGATCAGGGACTGCAAGCAGCTGGACAAAGGCATCTATTCAGCTGTGGCTGGCATTACATCCTGCAGTGCCTGGCTGGTTGTGGAAG CTGACTGTGACCCCACATCTGCTGGCAAGAAGAAACCTCGTAAAACTACCTTGGCTGGCGGAGCACAGATCGACCTTGAGAAAGTCGCCAAAgagcaacaaataaaaaacagtgaggagatggagaagatttTAGCAGCAATAAAAGCAAAGCACCAACCAGGACAACTCAAAGGAGAAAAGATATTAACCGCTGGTGGAAGAGATGGTGAAATAACTTCAGTCAACGGACTGGGTAAAAACGCTGGAGTGGTAAAGAACAAGCCTGACGCAGCAAATGCAAGTGTCCAGTCTGAGCTGACGGGAAGCAAAGAGAAAGTAAAGATTAAAAACTCAGGAGGAGATGAAACAGTAACAAAATTAGATGTTTCAGGGTGTgtaacaaaaacagacatgcaAAGGATAGCTGATCAATCCAAGACCAAGAAACACACCAAATCTGGTCAAGTGGATTCTGACAAGGCAACAG agtCCAACGGGAAAAGCAGTGATGTAGAATTaaaccagactgaaatgtttgcTACAAATCAAGTCACTGATCctgatggaaataaaaactTCAGCGGGTCTGTCAGGCGctcaaagcaaacaaagaagGTCCAATGGAAAGATCATATATCTG ATCCAAATGAGCTAGAAAGTGACTATGAAGCaagtgacagtgatggagaggaggacTCTACTGGCCAGGTCAAGCATCCTAGATGTTCAAAGCGAAGCAAAAAAGCTGTCAGTG ATCGCAGTGACTCTGATGAGACCGAAGATGCCACCAGCTCTGCCAAACATACAAGGCGTAAAAGACAAGGCCCACTGATAGAAGATTTGGTGATTG TCTGGACAGGTTTTCTGTTCTTATCAGTCACAGTGCCTAACAGTTCTCTGTTGTCTATGTTAGATCCAGGGGTCCAGTTCATCTGTGGATTGTCTGATGTCAGTGCTATCATCAATGAGACTGCAGAATTAACATGCAAGCTCGACAGTGAAGACTGTGAAGGTGCCTGGTTCAGAGATGGCAAAAAG ATATCCCCAGATGACAATTTCACTATCACTAAAGATGGTGCGATCCATAAATTAGTTATAATCCGGTGCACGGAAGAGCACTCTGGGAAATATCGTTTTGAGGCAGATGGTCGTAAGACAGAGGCGATGATCAACGTCAAAG ATCCTCCAAGGTTTGACCCTGAAGACCTCAGTGCTTTCACTGAGCCTGTTACAGTTAAAGTGGGGCACCACGCCATCTTCAAACTGCATTTTGTTGGCTATGCACCCATAAAGATTCAGTGGtacagagaaggagaagagctCCATGATGACAACAATACAAAGATAGAGAAATCTGCAAATCACAGCCGCTTGCTCCTTAGCAGGTGCCAGAGGAAGGACACGGGAGAGATCAAGATCAAGCTCAAGAACGAACACGGCTTCATCGAGGCAATTTCACAGCTAATTGCGCTTG acAAACCTACTCCACCCTTGGGTCCAGCAGAAGTTACAgagagctcagttttgtgtatTGAGTTTAGGTGGAGGCCTCCAAAAGATGATGGTGGCTCACCAGTGACAAACTACATAATGGAGCGTCAGCAAGTGGGACGAAACACCTGGAAGAAAATAGGGGAAATCCCAGGTGTGCCCTGCTATCGTGATACAGATGTAGACCGTGGACGGAAATACTGTTACCGTATCCGAGCAGTGACCGCAGAGGGTACGAGTGAAGTGTTGGAGACTGATGACATGCAAGCTGGTACACTAG CTTTTCCTGGCCCTCCAGCGCCCCCAAAGGTGGTCAGCGCTTATGATGACTGCATTAATCTTTCCTGGTCTTCACCGAGTAACACAGGAGGTTCACGTATCCTGGGTTATATTTTGGAGAAACGCAAAAAAGGGAGTAATCTCTGGACGGTTGTCAATGCCATGGACGAGCTGATAAAAg AGAAGAAATATGCAGTGAAGGATGTTGTGGCGGGCATGGAATATGAATTCAGAGTTACTGCCATAAACCTCTCGGGAACCGGTGAATTTAGCAACCCCTCAGAGTTTGTTTTTGCCCGAGATCCCAAGA AGCCTCCTGGTAAAGTTACAGGCCTTAAGGTGACAGAAACTTCTTACAACCACATGGTCCTGACTTGGACTaaacctgaggagagagaagggataCAGGACGAAGCAAAGGGATATTTTGTTGAAATCCGGCAGGCAGACTGCATTGAATGGTCCCGCTGTAATGGTGCTCCGATCATCACGACTTCCTTCAGTGTGAAAGGCCTTAAGTCCATGGACATATACTGGGTGAGAGTGATTGCGACtaatgatggaggagagagtgcGCCTGAGGAGCTGGCCAACTATGTCATTGCTATGCCCTCCCCTG TGAGGCCAAAGTTCACAAACCACAAGATGAAGAGTTTCATGGTGGTGAGGGCAGGAAATTCTGTCAGGATCACAGTAAACTTTGAG GCCTCCCCACGGCCAGTTATTATGTGGCTAAAGGACAATGTGCCAGTGGCAAAGCGAGCTACAATAAGTAACTCAGATGGCTCATCCCAGTTGCTGATCCCGTCCTCTGAGCGCTCTGATTCTGGCATCTACTCTATTGTGGTGAAAAATCTTGCAGGACAGGAGACATTCAGTACAGAGGTCAGGGTCACAG ATGATCCAAAGCCTCCTGGACCAGTAGAGCTGGAGGAAAATGTGCCCGGCACAGTGACAGTGATCTGGGAACCTTCTCCTGATGAGAAGCGTGACGACCGCCTTCACTACACAGTGTCCAAACTGGACTCTACTAAACGCACATGGACCACAGTGGCTGACAGACTCTTCAATAATAAATTCACAGTTTGCAATATCATGCATGGGAGGGAGTATCATTTCCGAGTCTACGCCAAAAATGACATGGGCATATCTACACCCTCAGAGTCACCGACCTGGGggatggagaagaagagag AAAAGTTTGTGGTAAATGTACCCACCAGAAAAGATTGTGATTTGCGATGTGCTCCAACTTTCATCGTGCCTTTGAAGCTTCACACTGCACCCAGGGGCTATGAGTGCTATATGAGCTGTGCAGTGAAGGGAAATCCCAAACCTCATATCACATGGTATCGAAATCACATCAGTATAAACACTAATACAAACTATTACATCTCTGACACCTACGGAGTTTGCTCCATGCTGATCCTCCGGGTGGGCCTCAAAGACATGGGAGAATATACCATCACTGCAGAGAATGCCCTGGGACGGGCTGAGTGCTCCACTGTCCTCAGTGTCAGAGGTGAGAAGGAAAAACACCTGCACTTAAATTTAAAGGACAGATCAGAGAAAGCATACTAA
- the LOC108882113 gene encoding FK506-binding protein 5 isoform X2, with the protein MTAKHRKGKGNHKHEDNFFKNEVIEPEVRAGANNYTPLLVLFLMIVIGGATGAWFCFQQHQTLTYLTDNLMGMQMKIVKLQSSHEEMRQSSSKHISENLETRLSTLEESYALAQKQVGMALATAEQLKTSDLPAQVLSLHTEMKSRLAEMQQATVSLEQLSQLQTMLKGKSEEFEGVRVQVEDLATLSTELSQKVEVLTESLGVAESKLEERVSQVATLSSALDGQAAEVLRLKEQLDAHQAQLEASTLEMATVRELLENEQSQQLQQAGVEEQLNTLVGEVQPPAEPVEQVEEETAPTAQEEAAAATEEEGEEALAINVEKEAEADEQGETAVQDEAPVKEEEVSVTEETVPAEEVEVAEEEKETEQDDSVTLPEKEEVETTQTEEEEQSVEEEMPEEETQKADDDDEEEEEEEESEGEEVQEEASVEEESHKAEEEEEVSEGEEAAQEEDQKAEGEMASEGEEGLEEEKETLNVEEELAEEEEQQDVGAEEEADEGEEPLENDDLPEDE; encoded by the exons ATGACTGCCAAGCATCGGAAAGGAAAAGGCAACCACAAACACGAAGATaactttttcaaaaatgaaGTTATTGAGCCGGAAGTTCGCGCTGGAGCGAATAACTACACTCCTCTGTTGGTCTTATTTCTTATGATTGTAATTGGCGGTGCCACTGGCGCATGGTTCTGTTTCCAGCAGCACCAAACTTTAACCTACTTGACAGACAATCTCATGGGCATGCAGATGAAGATAGTGAAGTTACAGTCCTCCCACGAAGAAATGCGACAGTCAAGTAGTAAG CACATTTCAGAGAATCTGGAGACCCGCCTGAGTACCCTGGAGGAGTCTTATGCACTGGCCCAGAAACAGGTGGGCATGGCCCTGGCTACAGCTGAGCAGCTCAAGACGTCTGACCTCCCTGCTCAGGTACTGTCGCTCCACACCGAGATGAAATCCCGCCTGGCAGAGATGCAGCAGGCCACCGTGTCCCTGGAGCAACTGAGCCAGCTACAGACCATGCTGAAGGGGAAGAGCGAGGAATTCGAGGGCGTCAGGGTTCAGGTGGAGGATCTGGCCACACTGAGCACCGAACTGTCTCAGAAGGTAGAGGTCCTAACGGAAAGCCTGGGCGTTGCAGAATCgaagctggaggagagagtCAGCCAGGTTGCCACACTGAGTTCTGCCCTGGATGGACAGGCTGCTGAGGTGCTCAGACTGAAGGAGCAGCTGGATGCCCATCAGGCTCAGCTGGAGGCCAGCACACTGGAGATGGCTACTGTCAG AGAGTTGCTTGAGAATGAGCAGtcccagcagctccagcaggcCGGTGTGGAGGAGCAGCTCAATACG CTGGTGGGTGAAGTGCAACCTCCCGCTGAGCCTGTGGAACAGGTGGAGGAAGAAACGGCTCCCACAGCTCAAGAGGAGGCAGCTGCAGCAActgaagaggaaggagaggaagcacTTGCTATAAATGTAGAaaaggaggcagaggcagatgAGCAAGGAGAGACAGCTGTACAAGATGAAGCGCCTgtcaaggaggaggaggtctctGTGACAGAAGAAACTGTTCctgcagaggaggtggaggtggcagaggaggagaaggagacagagcAAGATGACTCAGTTACCTTACCAGaaaaggaggaagtggagactacacaaacagaagaggaggaacaaagTGTAGAAGAGGAGATGCCTGAGGAGGAGACCCAGaaagcagatgatgatgatgaggaggaggaggaggaggaggaatctGAAGGAGAGGAAGTTCAGGAAGAGGCATCGGTTGAGGAGGAGAGCCAcaaagcagaagaagaggaggaggtatctgaaggagaggaggcagcACAGGAGGAAGACCAAAAGGCAGAAGGGGAGATGGCATcggaaggagaggaaggactggaggaggagaaggagacacTTAATGTAGAGGAGGAActagcagaggaggaagaacagCAGGATGTAGGAGCTGAAGAGGAGGCAGATGAGGGAGAGGAGCCATTAGAAAATGATGATTTACCAGAGGACGAAT aG
- the LOC108882113 gene encoding golgin subfamily A member 6-like protein 1 isoform X1, translating to MTAKHRKGKGNHKHEDNFFKNEVIEPEVRAGANNYTPLLVLFLMIVIGGATGAWFCFQQHQTLTYLTDNLMGMQMKIVKLQSSHEEMRQSSSKHISENLETRLSTLEESYALAQKQVGMALATAEQLKTSDLPAQVLSLHTEMKSRLAEMQQATVSLEQLSQLQTMLKGKSEEFEGVRVQVEDLATLSTELSQKVEVLTESLGVAESKLEERVSQVATLSSALDGQAAEVLRLKEQLDAHQAQLEASTLEMATVRELLENEQSQQLQQAGVEEQLNTVRQSLQDQNSAAHSLHSELRAQLENIQTQVTQLVGEVQPPAEPVEQVEEETAPTAQEEAAAATEEEGEEALAINVEKEAEADEQGETAVQDEAPVKEEEVSVTEETVPAEEVEVAEEEKETEQDDSVTLPEKEEVETTQTEEEEQSVEEEMPEEETQKADDDDEEEEEEEESEGEEVQEEASVEEESHKAEEEEEVSEGEEAAQEEDQKAEGEMASEGEEGLEEEKETLNVEEELAEEEEQQDVGAEEEADEGEEPLENDDLPEDE from the exons ATGACTGCCAAGCATCGGAAAGGAAAAGGCAACCACAAACACGAAGATaactttttcaaaaatgaaGTTATTGAGCCGGAAGTTCGCGCTGGAGCGAATAACTACACTCCTCTGTTGGTCTTATTTCTTATGATTGTAATTGGCGGTGCCACTGGCGCATGGTTCTGTTTCCAGCAGCACCAAACTTTAACCTACTTGACAGACAATCTCATGGGCATGCAGATGAAGATAGTGAAGTTACAGTCCTCCCACGAAGAAATGCGACAGTCAAGTAGTAAG CACATTTCAGAGAATCTGGAGACCCGCCTGAGTACCCTGGAGGAGTCTTATGCACTGGCCCAGAAACAGGTGGGCATGGCCCTGGCTACAGCTGAGCAGCTCAAGACGTCTGACCTCCCTGCTCAGGTACTGTCGCTCCACACCGAGATGAAATCCCGCCTGGCAGAGATGCAGCAGGCCACCGTGTCCCTGGAGCAACTGAGCCAGCTACAGACCATGCTGAAGGGGAAGAGCGAGGAATTCGAGGGCGTCAGGGTTCAGGTGGAGGATCTGGCCACACTGAGCACCGAACTGTCTCAGAAGGTAGAGGTCCTAACGGAAAGCCTGGGCGTTGCAGAATCgaagctggaggagagagtCAGCCAGGTTGCCACACTGAGTTCTGCCCTGGATGGACAGGCTGCTGAGGTGCTCAGACTGAAGGAGCAGCTGGATGCCCATCAGGCTCAGCTGGAGGCCAGCACACTGGAGATGGCTACTGTCAG AGAGTTGCTTGAGAATGAGCAGtcccagcagctccagcaggcCGGTGTGGAGGAGCAGCTCAATACGGTACGTCAGAGTCTGCAGGATCAGAACTCAGCAGCCCATAGTCTGCACTCTGAACTCAGGGCTCAGTTGGAGAATATACAGACGCAGGTTACCCAG CTGGTGGGTGAAGTGCAACCTCCCGCTGAGCCTGTGGAACAGGTGGAGGAAGAAACGGCTCCCACAGCTCAAGAGGAGGCAGCTGCAGCAActgaagaggaaggagaggaagcacTTGCTATAAATGTAGAaaaggaggcagaggcagatgAGCAAGGAGAGACAGCTGTACAAGATGAAGCGCCTgtcaaggaggaggaggtctctGTGACAGAAGAAACTGTTCctgcagaggaggtggaggtggcagaggaggagaaggagacagagcAAGATGACTCAGTTACCTTACCAGaaaaggaggaagtggagactacacaaacagaagaggaggaacaaagTGTAGAAGAGGAGATGCCTGAGGAGGAGACCCAGaaagcagatgatgatgatgaggaggaggaggaggaggaggaatctGAAGGAGAGGAAGTTCAGGAAGAGGCATCGGTTGAGGAGGAGAGCCAcaaagcagaagaagaggaggaggtatctgaaggagaggaggcagcACAGGAGGAAGACCAAAAGGCAGAAGGGGAGATGGCATcggaaggagaggaaggactggaggaggagaaggagacacTTAATGTAGAGGAGGAActagcagaggaggaagaacagCAGGATGTAGGAGCTGAAGAGGAGGCAGATGAGGGAGAGGAGCCATTAGAAAATGATGATTTACCAGAGGACGAAT aG